Proteins from a genomic interval of Oncorhynchus mykiss isolate Arlee chromosome 21, USDA_OmykA_1.1, whole genome shotgun sequence:
- the LOC110500376 gene encoding eukaryotic initiation factor 4A-I, which translates to MKSLVCSTRRRIYKVSATFSSFVIMSAEYEDRPPRDNGPEGMEPDGIIESNWNEIVDSFDEMNLGEKLLRGIYAYGFEKPSAIQQRAILPCIKGYDVIAQAQSGTGKTATFAISILQQIDMELKGTQALVLAPTRELAQQIQKVILALGDYMGASCHACIGGTNVRNEVTKLQAEAPHIVVGTPGRVFDMLNRKYLASKNIKMFVLDEADEMLSRGFKDQIYEIFQKLPTSTQVVLLSATMPQDVLEVTKKFMREPIRILVKKEELTLEGIRQFYINVEKEEWKLDTLCDLYETLTITQAVIFINTRRKVDWLTEKMHARDFTVSALHGDMDQKERDLIMREFRSGSSRVLITTDLLARGIDVQQVSLVINYDLPTNRENYIHRIGRGGRFGRKGVAINMVTEEDKRTLRDIETFYNTTVEEMPMNVADLI; encoded by the exons ATGAAATCGCTAGTTTGCTCAACACGTAGACGTATATATAAGGTTTCTGCCACATTCTCTTCCTTTGTGATAATGTCGGCTGAATATGAAGACAG acCTCCCAGAGATAATGGCCCTGAGGGCATGGAGCCAGATGGGATCATTGAG AGCAACTGGAATGAAATCGTGGACAGTTTTGATGAGATGAACTTGGGCGAGAAGCTGCTCAGGGGAATCTATGCCTATGGTTTTGAAAAACCCTCTGCTATCCAGCAGAGGGCTATCCTCCCTTGTATCAAGG GTTATGATGTGATTGCACAGGCTCAGTCTGGTACTGGGAAGACTGCCACCTTCGCCATTTCCATTCTGCAGCAGATTGACATGGAGCTGAAGGGCACCCAAGCCCTGGTCCTGGCCCCCACCAGAGAGCTGGCTCAGCAG ATCCAGAAGGTGATCCTGGCCCTGGGTGACTACATGGGAGCCTCCTGCCATGCCTGTATAGGAGGGACCAATGTCCGTAACGAGGTTACCAAGCTCCAGGCTGAGGCCCCTCACATAGTGGTGGGGACCCCTGGCCGTGTGTTTGATATGTTGAACCGCAAATACCTGG CCTCCAAGAACATCAAGATGTTTGTGCTGGACGAGGCAGATGAGATGTTGAGTCGAGGGTTCAAGGACCAGATCTACGAGATCTTCCAGAAGCTCCCCACCAGCACGCAG GTGGTGCTGCTGTCTGCCACCATGCCCCAGGATGTGCTGGAGGTCACCAAGAAGTTCATGCGTGAACCCATCCGCATCCTGGTCAAGAAGGAGGAGCTCACCCTGGAGGGTATCCGCCAGTTCTACATCAACGTTGAGAAAGAG GAATGGAAGCTGGACACCCTGTGTGACCTTTATGAAACCCTGACCATTACCCAGGCTGTGATCTTCATAAACACCAGGAGGAAGGTGGACTGGCTCACTGAGAAGATGCACGCCAGGGACTTCACCGTCTCTGCTCTG CATGGAGACATGGACCAGAAGGAGAGAGACCTGATCATGAGGGAGTTCCGCTCAGGCTCCAGTAGAGTTCTTATCACCACTGACCTGCTG GCCAGAGGTATTGATGTCCAGCAGGTGTCACTGGTCATCAACTATGACCTGCCCACCAACCGGGAGAACTACATCCACAG GATTGGCCGAGGTGGTCGTTTCGGTCGTAAGGGCGTTGCCATTAACATGGTGACTGAGGAGGACAAGCGTACGCTGC